ACGCAGGAGCAGGGCACGACGTTCAGCGTGAGCTTGCCCGTCCGGCGTTGAGAGCGGCTACTGTGAGCCAGTAGACAGAACGCCGTTTATGTTCAATCGGCCCCCACACTTGAGTCAGGTGTGGGGGCCTTTTTGTGGGGCCACGGAAACCACCACCGCCGGGACTGGTCTACCGACCCGTAGCAGCCTGGAAAATACCCAGGCCGATCTCACAGGAACAGGATTTGGGTTTATGTCTTACGCCTATGAAGGCTTGGCGACGGTCGGGGTGTTGGCCCTGTACCGAGGCCAGCCAGCGAACAAGCTGACCACCCTGAAGCTGAATATCCGAGTGCGCAACGTCGATCCGAAGCGCTTTCGCATTGAATTCGACCGTTACCTGCAAGGCCCGAAGGAAGCCAATGCCGTGCAGGTGGTTTTACCCGGCGGACTACTGCTGCAGGGACCGATCGTCGACGGCAGCAATCAACCCGACGGCGGCTGGCTGCTGATCGATGTTGAACAGTATGAACTACCGTCCGAACCGCCGGCCAACCTCAACGGCTGGAAATGGGAGTGAGCATGAATGAGACATTATCCGAACTGAACTTGCCGGGTGCCATTCGCGCCCAAGCGTCCAAGTTACTGGCCGCTATCAATAACGCGAGCGGTCTTGGTGAACTGCTGCGCGACACGGGCCGCGCCGAAGGATTTGTCCTCGGCATCGAGACTTTAAACGCGCTGAACGCGGCCGACGTCGAACACCTCTCTATCGTGCTAGAAACGGCCGCTCACAACCGTTATGTGGAGCTGGGCGGATGATCGGCAAGGCGATCCATGAAGACGTCCTGCGTGCCTTGGTTGGGCTTGTCGATTCGCTTGGGCAGCAGCGGTGCCCGCTGGGTGCCGGTGCGCTCGCGCCGTGAGACGCTGCGCACCCGGGCGAGCCTGACGGCGGTCGGGCGTTTTGCCGACAGCGAGGGCCTGCGCGGACTCAGTGTGGAGTTGTGACCAGCGCTAGCTAGGCTATTGGCCGAAGCGTCGTTCGTGAGCGACAGCTATCGGCCAGAAGCAGACGTTCTAATCGATTGGGTTACTACTCCCTGGTCTGCGCCTTGAACTACGCTCTCCGAAAACCTCGTTCAAGGACGAACCTATCCCAAAGATTTAAAACTCCAACATCGCCGCGGCAGATGCACTGACACTGCTCCTGCTCAATCACACCTTGAGCGCGGCAATTGATAGGGACGTCAGTAGTGGCTTTTAGGGAATGTGTAGAAGTTGTTGCAGAAAACGCAAATCACCTTGGTATGGAGGGGGGGGAGATGGCATTTTTATCGATCTAGAAAATCCATTCCCTCCTATAATGAACGCGCGTGGTAATTTTTAGGGATTCATGATAGTAAATATAGTTCTGCATGGAGAAAATTTATGAGTTACATGGCTTGGGGTGATGATTTATTCGAGCGTAAAGTGAGGGCCGATTTTCTATCCAATTATTTGGATGAAGATATCTGTCGTGTATTAAATCTCGACTCTCCCTGGGGGGCTGGAAAAACATACTTCCTAAAAAATTGGAGGCTTCAGCTTTTAAGTGAAAACTTGCGCCCCGTGGTTTACTTCAATGCTTGGGAAAATGATTTTTTGGGTGACCCTCTTTTATCACTCGTTTCTGTTATTCGCGATCAGCTTTCTGCTCAGGGCGGAAAGCCAAGTCAGATTAAGGGAAAGGTAAAAGAATTTACGAAGAGGGCGGGGGAGTTAGCTGTTGCAATAGCTCCTTCAGTTATTAAGGCTGCGGCAAAAAAACATCTTGGTGAAGATTTTCTCGAGGTTTTAGATGGCGAGGTTACCGCTGAGGCAGCAGAAAAATTCGTGGAAAAAATTCTAAATAAAAACCAAGAGGCATTAACTGCGGTTGACCACTTTCGGTCTTCGCTTGGTGAGCTATTTAAAGCTGCGAGCAGTAACAGTGAAGGTAAGCCAGTCTATATTTTTATCGATGAGCTAGATCGTTGCCGTCCTACGTACGCAATCGAATTGCTCGAGCGTGTTAAGCATTTTTTTGCAATCGAGGGATGCCGGTTCGTCATCGCAACTGATACTGACCAGTTGGCACATTCCATTTGTGCTGTCTATGGCGCAGGATTCTCTTCAAAACGCTATCTTAAAAGATTTTTTGATTCGACGTTCAAGCTAGATAACACGCTTATTGATAATTGGATTGCGACCAACATAAAGAGTGAGATTTGTCCTCCATTTAATAATTACAAGGTTTTTGAAATGGCTGGTGGGAGACCTCAATTCGGATTTGGCGATTTCGTCGAACCAGCCCCGACATCAGTTTTTAGTAAAAAACTAAATTCACACCAGATTGTTTTTAAAGCGCTAGTAATGGCGTTCAATTTTCAGATACGAGATTTGGAGGCTATCCTCAAGAGGCTCCATACTTTTAATGGGTACTTTAAGGAGGGTGGTTGGGATTTTTTCTTTTGTACGTACTTGTTGTTTTTGGTTCATTCGGATGTCGTTGTCAAGGCGTGGGGCTCGCATTACGAAGATTTAGACTTTTGGAAGGATCTCAATACTAAATACCCAGCGACTAGTACTTTGTATACTGGAGTGGGTAATGTATCGGTTCATCAGCTGGCTAGGATCTACTTCAGAATGTTAAGCTCAGCTGGTAGAGAACTAATGGATTTAGCGAATGGGAATGGTATGGAGTCTCCGGTTGCGCTTGACGTGATGCGGAAGACTGATATGTATATCAAGTCATTTGAAGTTGCTAAGCTTTCCGCCGAATTAACCTAGATAGTTTATGCATTTTCAATTAACTGATCATGTTGAAGTGTCGTTTCTGTTTTGGAGGAAAACAACTGCGCAATTGCAATTATGCTAATTATCAATTTTTCCTATCGATGCTTTCAACACTGTTTATGTTAAGCAGGCCTGATCGTTCGGAGCCTACTCGGTTCGAAAAGGAACTCCAACTGCTAGCTGTTTTATCTTTACCTAGCCTACGCGCTGATACGCTTCTGACATCGCTGACATTTTGAGCTGATGCTGTGGCCTTGGCCATGATCTGCCCTAGGCGAAGGGCGACTATGGGTCGTCAGCGGACGTAGTCGAACGTCTGCTATTGGCCGGAATCAGTCGTTCCTGAACGTCTGCTTTTGGCCGAAAGCGGACGGCTTACTAGCGACAGTTGATCGTCCACAATTCATCCAAGCGAGTCGTGTAGCTCTGGCTCATCATCTCACGCCGCATGGCCCACTCTGGGTTGCTAGGAACGCTCGCCGCTCGAAGTGTCCCCCTTCCCCACCGTTCGTTGATCTGATCCAGTACGGCCATGACCTTGGTAGCTTCGGTTGGTTGAGAAGCTGCAAACAGGTCATCTGTGTATTCGCCTGGCTGACATAGGCTCATCAGCAATACCTCCGCTTTGCTGTACTTGAAACCAGTGCGATACACCCGATCCAGCGCGTCAACTGCGGCCTTGGTCAGCAGCCGGACATCATCTGTCGGGTAAGGCATATCGATCACCACACCATTGGCGTACTTCGCCTCCTCAGGATTGAACATCCCGGTACGGATGCTCACGCGCACTTTCTTGCATAGCGATTTTTGCGCCCTGAGCTTTTCCGACGCGCGCATCATGTACGTGGCCACCGCTTCCTTGATCGGTGCAAGTTCCGTTAACCGGGTGCCGAACATTCGGCTGCAGCAGATCTCCTGCTTCGGCGGATCGGGTTCATCTAGTTCCAGACAGGAAGTGCCCGCCAGTTCGCGAGCCGTCTTTTCGATCACCACACTGAAGTTTTTGCGCAGTGTCCAAGGGTCAGCTTTGGCCAAATCCATCGCACTTCTGATTCCCATGTTATCCAGGTGCGCTTTCATTCGACGCCCTACACCCCACACCTCTGAAACATCAGTGTTGCGCAGCACCCAGTCACGCTTCGTTGGGTCACAAATATTGACAACTCCACCTGTCTGCGCCTGCAAGCGCTTGGCCGTATGGTTGGCCAGCTTGGCCAAGGTCTTGGTCGGAGCAATACCAACGCCCACAGGAATTCCAGCGCATCTTAGTACCTCAGCCCGAATCTGCCGACCGAGGCCGTCCAAATCGGTGATGCCGGTGAGATCGACGAAGGCTTCGTCGATGCTATAGACCTCGACTGCGGGCACCATGGACTCGATCAGCGTCATTACTCGCTCACTCATGTCACCGTATAGCGCGTAGTTCGATGAGAACGGAACGATGCCGTGCTGCTTTAGTTTGTGTTTGATCTGGAAGTACGGCTCGCCCATTTTCACGTATGGCTTGGCGTCGTAGCTGCGGGCGATGACGCAACCGTCGTTATTCGATAAGACAACGATGGGAACCT
The sequence above is a segment of the Pseudomonas sp. HS6 genome. Coding sequences within it:
- a CDS encoding P-loop NTPase fold protein; the protein is MSYMAWGDDLFERKVRADFLSNYLDEDICRVLNLDSPWGAGKTYFLKNWRLQLLSENLRPVVYFNAWENDFLGDPLLSLVSVIRDQLSAQGGKPSQIKGKVKEFTKRAGELAVAIAPSVIKAAAKKHLGEDFLEVLDGEVTAEAAEKFVEKILNKNQEALTAVDHFRSSLGELFKAASSNSEGKPVYIFIDELDRCRPTYAIELLERVKHFFAIEGCRFVIATDTDQLAHSICAVYGAGFSSKRYLKRFFDSTFKLDNTLIDNWIATNIKSEICPPFNNYKVFEMAGGRPQFGFGDFVEPAPTSVFSKKLNSHQIVFKALVMAFNFQIRDLEAILKRLHTFNGYFKEGGWDFFFCTYLLFLVHSDVVVKAWGSHYEDLDFWKDLNTKYPATSTLYTGVGNVSVHQLARIYFRMLSSAGRELMDLANGNGMESPVALDVMRKTDMYIKSFEVAKLSAELT
- the umuC gene encoding translesion error-prone DNA polymerase V subunit UmuC, encoding MSRQVPVFGLIDCNSFYASCERVFRPDLAKVPIVVLSNNDGCVIARSYDAKPYVKMGEPYFQIKHKLKQHGIVPFSSNYALYGDMSERVMTLIESMVPAVEVYSIDEAFVDLTGITDLDGLGRQIRAEVLRCAGIPVGVGIAPTKTLAKLANHTAKRLQAQTGGVVNICDPTKRDWVLRNTDVSEVWGVGRRMKAHLDNMGIRSAMDLAKADPWTLRKNFSVVIEKTARELAGTSCLELDEPDPPKQEICCSRMFGTRLTELAPIKEAVATYMMRASEKLRAQKSLCKKVRVSIRTGMFNPEEAKYANGVVIDMPYPTDDVRLLTKAAVDALDRVYRTGFKYSKAEVLLMSLCQPGEYTDDLFAASQPTEATKVMAVLDQINERWGRGTLRAASVPSNPEWAMRREMMSQSYTTRLDELWTINCR